CTTGGCAGACTTGGAGCTAGGAGCTTCTGGTCGGACAGATGAAGAGACCGCTCGCAAAGAAAATCCAGTGGACTTTGCCCTCTGGAAGGCAGCCAAGCCGGGCGAGATTTCCTGGGATAGTCCTTGGGGAGCAGGTCGTCCAGGCTGGCACATCGAGTGTTCGGTCATGTCGACGGAGATTTTAGGTGATACCATTGATATCCACGGTGGCGGGGCGGACCTAGAGTTTCCTCACCATACCAATGAAATCGCTCAGTCAGAAGCCAAGACTGGTCAGACTTTTGCCAACTACTGGATGCACAATGGCTTTGTCAACATCGACGACGTCAAGATGTCCAAATCTCTAGGCAATTTTATCACCGTTCATGATGCCCTCAAGACCATTGATGGTCAGGTGCTGCGTTTCTTCTTTGCGACCCAGCATTATCGCAAGCCGATTAATTTCACGGAAAAAGCAGTTCATGATGCAGCGACTAATCTCAAGTATTTGAAGAACACCTATGAGCAGCCATTTACTGGTCAGGCAGATTCGGCTCAGCTTCAAGCCTTTCTAGACAAGTTCACCGCTGCTATGGACGAAGATTTCAATGCGGCTAACGGTATCACGGTTGTCTTCGAGTTAGCCAAGTGGATCAACTCTGGCAACTACACCGCTGAAGTTAAGGCAGCCTTTGCCAAGCTCTTAGAAGTTTTTGGTATCGTCTTTGTAGAAGAAGTCTTGGATGCGGACATTGAGCGCTTGATTGAGGAACGCCAAGAAGCGCGTGCTAATCGGGACTTTGCGACTGCAGACCGTATTCGGGATGAACTGGCCGCTCAGGGCATCAAGCTTTTGGATACTAAGGACGGAGTGAGGTGGACACGTGACTGATGTCAACCTGATTAACGGCATTGCCCTCGCCTTTGAGGGAGATGCTGTCTACTCCATGTATATCCGGCGTCACCTGATTTTTCAAGGTCTGACCAAGCCAAATCAGCTGCACAGGGAAGCAACCAAGTACGTTTCTGCCAAGGCTCAGGCCAATCTTATCTCTCTCATGCTGGAAGAAGGGATTCTGACGGAAAAGGAAGAGGATATTTACAAGCGTGGCCGCAATGCCAACAGCCACACCAAGGCTAAGAATACGGACATCGTCACATACCGTATGTCAACCGGCTTTGAGGCAGTCATGGGCTATCTGCATATGACTGAATCTATTGAGCGACTGGAAGAGTTGATTGGTTGGTGTATTCGGAAGATAGAGGCTTCGTTCTGATTCTGAAAGGAACTAATTTATGAGTGATTTCTTACAATTTGATAATTTTAATTTCAAG
This window of the Streptococcus sanguinis genome carries:
- the cysS gene encoding cysteine--tRNA ligase; its protein translation is MIKIYDTMTRSLREFVPIEEGKVRMYVCGPTVYNYIHVGNARSTVAFDTVRRYFEYRGFEVNYISNFTDVDDKIIHRAKKEGITPKEVADKYIAAFHEDVTALGVKSATQHPRVIDFMEAIIDFVQTLVDKGYAYESEGDVYFRVEKSHNYAKLANKTLADLELGASGRTDEETARKENPVDFALWKAAKPGEISWDSPWGAGRPGWHIECSVMSTEILGDTIDIHGGGADLEFPHHTNEIAQSEAKTGQTFANYWMHNGFVNIDDVKMSKSLGNFITVHDALKTIDGQVLRFFFATQHYRKPINFTEKAVHDAATNLKYLKNTYEQPFTGQADSAQLQAFLDKFTAAMDEDFNAANGITVVFELAKWINSGNYTAEVKAAFAKLLEVFGIVFVEEVLDADIERLIEERQEARANRDFATADRIRDELAAQGIKLLDTKDGVRWTRD
- a CDS encoding Mini-ribonuclease 3, coding for MTDVNLINGIALAFEGDAVYSMYIRRHLIFQGLTKPNQLHREATKYVSAKAQANLISLMLEEGILTEKEEDIYKRGRNANSHTKAKNTDIVTYRMSTGFEAVMGYLHMTESIERLEELIGWCIRKIEASF